In Daphnia magna isolate NIES linkage group LG7, ASM2063170v1.1, whole genome shotgun sequence, a single genomic region encodes these proteins:
- the LOC116926690 gene encoding uncharacterized protein LOC116926690 → MFLRSLSQMSTQNGRPCKPSYINPILFSKAYDENNLMRYRIQNEVLLYKPDICWACGEHPIALHVDGNLKCYRCITAKGFETDPLFQDIMIASDKDVKEFLDLIKNVIPPQSKNKENCGAAVYQAAKTTSSSMKGLDETGLLIMSCRHGWVWRELNLFMGETYRYVLYLHEYAKDKNVRFFCSDVVCQYWIFLLKVTQTEELRERFEGLITLTIDFLSRWHGKTHA, encoded by the exons ATGTTTCTGAGAAGTCTTTCTCAAATGTCTACTCAAAATGGCCGG ccTTGTAAGCCAAGTTACATCAATCCAATTCTGTTTTCTAAAGCCTATGACGAGAATAATCTAATGCGATATCGCATTCAAAATGAAGTACTTCTCTATAAACCTGATATTTGTTGGGCGTGTGGAGAACACCCAATTGCTCTTCACGTCGATGGAAATTTAAAGTGCTATCGTTGTATTACAGCTAAAGG ATTTGAAACCGATCCTCTCTTTCAAGATATCATGATAGCATCTGATAAAGACGTTAAGGAATTTTTAGATCTCATTAAAAATGTCATTCCGCCGCAG tcaaaaaataaagaaaactgCGGCGCAGCAGTTTACCAGGCTGCTAAAACAACATCTTCATCAATGAAAGGTCTGGATGAAACTGGTTTGCTCATTATGAGCTGCCGTCACGGGTGGGTATGGAGGGAGCTAAATTTGTTCATGGGTGAAACATACCGCTATGTACTGTACTTACATGAGTACGCTAAGGACAAGAATGTCCGTTTCTTTTGTTCCGATGTCGTATGTCAGTACTGGATTTTCCTTTTGAAAGTCACTCAGACTGAAGAACTAAGAGAAAGATTTGAAGGTCTTATTACTTTGACCATAGACTTTCTCTCGCGATGGCACGGGAAAACACACGCGTGA
- the LOC123474212 gene encoding zinc finger protein ZIC 2-like: MSRSGHHYNLRSSSRSGSKSTLPGAVQLPRHIAMSTVSDALDAAVAVTAAATAAAGRLDAIEQGQIQMTSQLAGIAQQLQTLLGGGASGSGSSSGTGGGGSGGGAGGGGGSGSAGGGGSGGGAGGGVTQRRRIEPIRLGETTC; encoded by the coding sequence ATGTCACGCTCCGGTCATCACTATAACTTACGGTCATCGTCTCGCTCGGGGTCGAAATCTACACTGCCGGGGGCAGTTCAGCTTCCAAGGCACATCGCCATGTCAACGGTGTCGGACGCATTGGACGCGGCAGTGGCCGTCACAGCGGCAGCTACAGCGGCAGCGGGCCGTCTTGACGCAATCGAGCAAGGTCAAATCCAGATGACGTCTCAGTTGGCCGGCATTGCCCAGCAGCTTCAGACATTACTCGGCGGTGGCGCTAGTGGCAGCGGCAGTAGCAGTGGCACTGGAGGTGGGGGCAGTGGTGGTGGCgctggtggtggtggaggTAGCGGTAGCGCTGGAGGCGGTGGCAGTGGTGGTGGCGCTGGCGGTGGTGTCACGCAGCGGCGCCGGATCGAACCCATCAGGCTTGGAGAAACTACATGTTGA